The DNA window GTCCATACATGAGGCATTCAAGAGCGAAGGAGCAAGCAAAGCTTCAACATGCCTCATGCAACAAAGTCTGCTCTGGCGGAGAATTCTCTCTGATATAAAAACACAGAACATTGCAATCGGAAAAAGAGGACGAAAAAATCTCGTACGAGATGAGTCCAAGGATTGGTGGCTTCAATTGAGCAGCTGTTTACATGTAATATTTAACGTGCTGCCCTGATTTTTCTGTATATAAATCAATACAAGGCCATCAGAGGAGATGAAATGATGCGATTTAACAAGCAGCCAACCAAAGCGGGCTGTGACCCTTTGTCTGGTCTGATGGTAAAAGTATTCAAAGGGGATACGATTTGGCCAGTTAGTGATGTCTAGACCTTGCCACTCGTCCAACTATTGATAGTACATACAGATTTTGGTTCATGTATAGCTAGATAGAAGCAAGGTGTAATATCGAGCGAACAAGGCCATGCAATGTCACTCTAGAGGAATAACGGTAGATGGCGGTGTGCTGCCTCTTGGAAATCTGCATTGCTTGTATTTTGCCTCATCGTaattactagtagtattcatCTTGGCTCTACTATAATAAGTACCTTGGTAGTAGTCTACCGTTCAAAGCTAGATTGTCTCCTCTTTCATGCGGCTGAGGTTCAATAGCCCGGAGTGGGGGTTTCTCGCTGCAAGACTACGCAGGCGAGGGATTTGGAGCTTAAACAATGATAAATGTCTGTATCACGATGAAAAAGACTGCAAttttgaggagaagaaaaaaatagttgttgatgcctttgttttgtttcctACCATGACCTGCCAGATGACATTTGAGGATGGGTTGCAAGCAAATGCTACGTGCTACAGCCGCAGACTTTTGGTAGCAGTGTCTGCATGTCGTCCCATTGTATAAGCTTAGACACGACCCTTACACATCCCACAGACATTTTGTTCATTTAAAATCCCCAAAATCTGAAGAAAAGACGCCTGTAGCCTCCCTGCATGCATCGCGCCGTCGACCGAGACCCGCCGTGCACCTTGATCGCACACCAGCAGACCAAACGATTACCTCAGCCCCATGTCGCATTCTCGGTCTGGCTGGTGGCAACAGCCATTGTTTCCAACAGAATCCCGCAAACTCCGCCTGTGTGGCCAACCGAGAGATGACACTGGGCTTAAGCTACTTGGGCCATTTCCTAGTTGCTGCGTCGCCCGCGTCAGCCGCGCATCCCAACCACCTCCACACTGAACCCTGCCCGCTGCAAAAATCGGCAGTTTTGCGCTCAGCCTGCACCCAGCCTGCGCTGGACCCTGCACCCGCCTGTCGTCATAGCGCGTCCAGGCCTCGTCGCCAGCGGGGGATCGCTGCGCTTAGGGCCTCGCAGCGCTGAGCCAAGCGATGCACGGCGACATGTGCGGCGACATGTGCAGCATCGCAAAGGCCTCACCTGACTCGCCTGGCGGGCACGTTTTGACGCAACGGCGCTGCGACTTGCTGGAGCCGTGGGCGCCGTGTCAGATATCAAAAGATGTGCCGGTGCGGTGGCCAGAAGGCAGACAATCAGCAGATGATCCTTGTATGGTGTTGGTGCCTTGTAGTGCCTTGTAGCATCTGTGCTTGTCTCtggcaaaagagaagaagaaacgacACGAGTCAAGTTGCTGCTCATTTGGCGTCTGctggttttcttcttcttttaccgCCTATACGCAGAGATGCGACATACCAAGGCTCCCTTGTGCATGATCCCGGACCGCCTCTTCATTGTTTGCTGAGGGATGGGTGGGCCGTAATATAGTACAGTATAGAGTAGTCGCCCAACCCTGGCAAGATCTCGCGCTAAATTTCAAGATCTTGGGGGGGTTTTGGTCTTCTGATAACGGCCGTGTTGGaaatggccatgatggagcAAGCACGCGCCAGCTTCACTCCTCCTCCTGCCATCTGCTCTTGTCTGTCCATGTATAttttcctccctcctccctCCTGTCCTCCATCCCATCACCTCCGTCCCCTCCCATCTTCAACCtcgcctctttttgcttgtcAGTATCAatattctctcttctctctggCTCTCGTCTCAGCGGCATCCGGACCTGGCGGAATCAAACCCCGGGAGAGCAAAGGGCCTCGGTCTTCAACACCTGCTCCTCTGAGGCCATCTCGCTCTAGAATCTTGCTTTGattcttctccctcccccctgCTGGCCAGACCAAGCTGTTTGACTCGTATCCGTCTGCTAGTGAGACAATTGAGCCATTCCTATTGATTCAGCAACTCATTCCTCCCTAAAGGACATTCTCAGCTATTCAAAGAACCCGCCTCGGCTTCTTTACCTTTCTTGGAAAACATATCAATACTaccctcatcttctttggcttccatccatccaccatCTTTACTCCTAGCCATTCTGCCATCATCGTGCAAGGCAGGACAAGATGTCCACGTCTCCCACAACGGCCTCGGACGAAAGGCCACAGCGGGGCCGGCTACGCCTTGGCCGTCTCTTCAGAGGCAGCTCCGATTCCGAGCTCGAAAAGTCTGGGCTTTCAAAATGGTCCATGGGCATGTTAAACGACAGGGAGACTGTCGAGGTGCCGGGTAAGAGCAAATGACTGTCCGGTGCTGGTCTGCCTTGTGGCAAACTCTTTCTAACAACCGTCTCTCTACAGGCTCCGTCTTGCTGCTTGCTAGTGATCGCAACGAGCCGCTCGGACTGCGCAATGTCCATGCTCGTACCTCTCACTCCTCTATCCCGGCCGGGTTTCCCGTCGAGACCCCCATGACCCCTGGCGGCACTCGGCCGTTGCCGCATTCGCCGTCTTCTGGCCTTGAGAAGCCAGTGGTTGAGGCCccgagcaagaagaagacagacGATGGTAAGATCATACTGGATCCGCAGCCAGAAGACTCGGCCAACGATCCTCTGAATTGGCCCACCTGGCGGCGCGATTGTGCTCTTCTGTTCTTGGGCTACTACTGCATGATTGGAGGCGGTATGACGCCCGTCATCGCTGCAGGCTTTACCAACGTTGCCCACGACTTCAACGTCTCGGTCGAGCGGGTTCCGCTGACCACGGGCCTCTACATGATGGGCTTGGGCGTGGGTTCTGTCATTGCGTCTCCCACGGCCATCCTCTTTGGAAAGCGGCCAGTCTACCTCACCGGCATGATTCTGCTCATCGCTACCAGCATTTGGGCCGGATATGCCTCTagcttttcctctctcatAGCCGCCAGAGTGATTCAGGGCATTGCCGTTTCGCCGGTAGAGTGTCTGCCATCCGCCACCATTGCCGAAATCTTTTTCCTGCACGAGCGAGCATATCGCATCGGCATCTACAcgcttttgcttttgggAGGCAAGAATCTTGTCCCGTTGATCAGTGCCGCCATTATTGGCCGCTttggctggcgctgggtTTTCTTGTACGTTCAACTGGCCTTCTTTTCGCTCTCCTTCAAACTCGTCATGTGTATATTAACCGGTCATCCTTACTCTCTAGTATTGTTGCAATGTTGGTGGGATTAGGATTCGTACTGGTGTTTCTCTTCGTCCCAGAGAGTTTCTGGGATAGAACGCCAACTCGACATATGCATGTATCCAAGCGACCGAGCTTCCTTCGACGACTATCCTCCCGCCCAGGCCATAGATCTGCAGAAGTAACCAGCCCTAGGGGTAAATCGCCGGAACCTTCGCAATCTCCAGGAGTTATCGAACGCCGCAGAAGCATCCGCGTCCACGTCGGGTTTTCACCAGATGTAGAGCGGCAAGACCCGTTGGATGATGCTCAAAAGTCCCCACGGCCC is part of the Trichoderma atroviride chromosome 1, complete sequence genome and encodes:
- a CDS encoding uncharacterized protein (EggNog:ENOG41~TransMembrane:6 (i150-172o192-211i216-233o245-268i275-298o304-324i)); translation: MSTSPTTASDERPQRGRLRLGRLFRGSSDSELEKSGLSKWSMGMLNDRETVEVPGSVLLLASDRNEPLGLRNVHARTSHSSIPAGFPVETPMTPGGTRPLPHSPSSGLEKPVVEAPSKKKTDDGKIILDPQPEDSANDPLNWPTWRRDCALLFLGYYCMIGGGMTPVIAAGFTNVAHDFNVSVERVPLTTGLYMMGLGVGSVIASPTAILFGKRPVYLTGMILLIATSIWAGYASSFSSLIAARVIQGIAVSPVECLPSATIAEIFFLHERAYRIGIYTLLLLGGKNLVPLISAAIIGRFGWRWVFFIVAMLVGLGFVLVFLFVPESFWDRTPTRHMHVSKRPSFLRRLSSRPGHRSAEVTSPRGKSPEPSQSPGVIERRRSIRVHVGFSPDVERQDPLDDAQKSPRPESPQVGFAGPSFDHKEEGGDLEKNLGQAPPITSPRPSLAPDRGRSMTAASPARSTAESMVITEYYSTAPNLDRDRFPSWKLKSPP